Within the Chlorocebus sabaeus isolate Y175 chromosome 19, mChlSab1.0.hap1, whole genome shotgun sequence genome, the region AAGACAGTTAAGAAATTCAGCAAGGGCTCTATGAGAGGGCATACACGGTGCACCTGACTAGGGTGTGGCTTCCCTGAGGAGCTGAAGTTGcccagaggcccagagaagttgagCTGCGCACATTTGAACCACTGAACCTGGTCTCGACCTCACCTCCTTCCCTTCGGTGCCTCCCAGCATCCTATCCTCTTTAAAGAGCAGGGGTTCAGGGAAGTTCCCCGGATGGTGATTCGCAGGGGCAGCTCCCCTCTCACCTGACGCAGTGACTGCCCCTCCCCATCTCAAACACACAAGCTAACGCGTGCGGGGACTGGAGCCCTTGGGGACGCGTGGCCCAAAGACTCAGGACGTACAGGGGCTCAGTGCGTGCAGTGGAATCCACTCGGCTTCATCTCTGGAAGGGCAAGGGGCCATCTTCCGGGTTCACCACCGCATCCCCACTGCCGGCACAGCGCCTCCTGGTGACTATCATCGGTGACCTAATGAAAGGACTAAGAAAGACCCGAAGCGAGGCCGGGACAGGCCGATTTCTAGCGGCCACGTGGAGAACGGTTTGGAACAGTGCGCCGGGCTTAGCGGCGGTTGCTGGAGGAACGGGCAGAGTCGCCCAGGGTCCTGCCCTGCGGGGCGGAGCCGAGGCAGGCGGTGACGTCCCCACTGGAGGCGGAGCCGCAGCCTCGCGGGGACGGGGCCTGGCGCCGGCGGTGGCGTCACAAAAGGCGGGGCCGCAGTAGTGTCCGAGAAGTCAGGCACGTAGCTCAGCGGCGGCCGCGGCGCGTGCGTTTGTGCTTCTGCGCGGGTGTCTGGGTTCTTCTGCCATCATGCCGATGTTCATCGTAAACACCAACGTGCCCCGCGCCTCAGTGCCGGACGGGTTCCTCTCCGAGCTCACCCAGCAGCTGGCGCAGGCCACCGGCAAGCCCCCCCAGGTTTGCCGGGAGGGGACAGGAAGAGGGGGTGCCGGCCGGACGAGGGGGTCCCGCGCTGGGAGCCGGGGAGGCGACTCCCGAACGGAGCTGGGGGGACGGAGCGGGGGGAGGACGGTGGCTCGGGCCCGAAGTGGACGCTTGGGGCTTGGCGAGGTCGCTGGGGCGGGCTGACCGCGCCCCTTCTTGCAGTACATCGCGGTGCACGTGGTCCCGGACCAGCTCATGGCCTTCGGAGGCTCCAGCGAGCCTTGCGCGCTCTGCAGCCTGCACAGCATTGGAAAGATCGGCGGCGCGCAGAACCGCTCCTACAGCAAGCTGCTGTGCGGCCTGCTGGCCGAGCGCCTGCGCATCAGCCCAGACAGGTACGCGGAGGCGCGGGGGAGGCGCGGGGGAGGGGCGGCGGCGCGCGGCCAGGCCGGTGACTGAGCCGCCCGCTGAGTCCAGCCTCCTCCCCGCGCAGGGTCTACATCAACTATTACGACATGAACGCGGCCAACGTGGGCTGGAACAACTCCACCTTCGCGTAAGAGCCGCCGGGCCCCACGCGGTCTGCGCTGGCTGGACCCGGGAGCCCGCCGCACGCAGTGTTCTAGGCTCGCCCACCCCAACCTTCTGGAGAAATAAAACGGTTTAGAGACCAGGAGTGCCTCggtgttccttggcttgcggGAGGAATTCGTACAGAGCCGGGACATTGGGGAGCGAGGCCGGGAACGGTGTTGGGGGCGGGGATCAGGGCGGGGTTGCTCCCCTTGGAGCCTGTTCGCGAGCCCTTTTGTCCAGTCTTTCCCTCCTACGCTCCCAACAGAGAAGCCCCAGTGTCTTTCCATTCTGTGGTCTATGAAGGGATGAGGAGAAGTTGGCACCCTGCCCTGGGCTGCAGACTCGGGATCTAAGGTGCTGTTCTTCCTAGGGCCACCACGTGGGGTGCTTGAGGTGAGCCCACTacggaagagggggaggaggagttGGAGTTGAGAGTCCCAGGTCTTCTAGGCCTAGACCTTTctctcagccccacctcccccagcTTTCTGGATGGGCAGAGGATAGCCAGAAGACAGAAAGATCCCACCCAGAGCCACTCACTGCCATCTGCTGCTTTGTTAGGTGACTTCAGCAGAGTTTTCAGGCGGGTGGGCGGGGGAGGTGCGGAGTTCTTGGTTATACCGCTCCGTCCACCCCTGAACCCTACGCCTGGGTTCTGCTCCCTTCAGCCACCCAAGCCCCCGCCACAACAGTTCCCTGAGGAAATTGTGCGTGGGGTTTCCACTGGGACAGTTCGTGTTCTGTGGTGCCACAGACATGTCTGTAAAGCCTTCAGTTATGtttgggcgcggtggcacacgcctgtgatcccggcactttgggaggtcgaggtgagtgGAGTGTGACTCCTCTGCTTCTCTTACTCTCCAGCCACGTCTCCTCCCCAGTCCCGTGTTCACTCCGTCATCCCGCCCAGCACCGGACAGCAAGCTCTCCTTCCAGAAGAGCagtggggctgggtggggtgaagattagaaagaggaaggagaatagAAGCTCCAGGGAGCCTGGAAGGGTGGCACCCATCTTGGGGTGGGGTACCCCTTCCATAAAGGTCTCTAAAGCAAGGCCCTCCTTAGCTTACTTCCTGCCAGCTGAGGTCCCCAGTGTCACTTCAGTCTCGTTAACTCAGTGAGAGGGCGGTGGAACCCCTTGTCTGCCTCCCGGCTGGGGGAGGCATGGGGGGCATGGCATGGCTCCAGCTGTAGCCGAAGGTCCCACTCCTCTCAGCCTGGCTTTCAGGCTTGAAGAGTCCTTCTTGGATCCGAGTACCTGCGGTGTAACAGGCACCCTCATTGGCCCTGGCCTTTGTCACATCCCCTCAGCTCCTGGGTGCCCccagccccagcttcccaaggCCTGAGGCAGAGCTTTGCCCAGGACCCCCAGTTCCCCCCACAATAAGCTCTTTCTGCCTGGGGTCCCACACCCCACCAAGCCCTGGCTGGCCCCCGGCCCCCACCCCAGCTCAGCGGTCTTCACTCTCAGCTGTGCCACGGATGGGGAGAGCAGGGCCGCAGGGCTCCCTGAGCATCTAATTCAActccctcatttcacagatgaggacactgaccCCAGGATCCAGGGTGTGGCCGTACACTCAATGCCATGCCCCCTACAAGGGCCCTGGCACCTGCTGTGTGAGGGCAGGAGGGTTGATGGGAGAGCCGCCCTCTAAAAACAGATGAGTGTCTGAGGTTCTGTGGCCCCCTGGGGGCATCCACAAGGTGGACTCTGCAGGAACAAAGCGGGTGTCTGTGGGTCGGGGGCCTATCCACTCGCCCTGCTGAAAGTGTTCCTAAGTCCCCTGGGACTAACAACCGGCCTGCCTGCTGGGGAGGGCAGCTGCTACATCCTACCTTCAAGCCATACCTGCCCCCGTCGACCCCCATCCCATGGCCAGCTCCATTTCCTCCAAAGCACAGGCTCCACT harbors:
- the MIF gene encoding macrophage migration inhibitory factor, with the protein product MPMFIVNTNVPRASVPDGFLSELTQQLAQATGKPPQYIAVHVVPDQLMAFGGSSEPCALCSLHSIGKIGGAQNRSYSKLLCGLLAERLRISPDRVYINYYDMNAANVGWNNSTFA